From the genome of Candidatus Paceibacterota bacterium:
TCTAGGGCAGGAGCTTCAAGGTAAAGCGGTCACATCCATTATTCTTGTGGTGATTGCGATTATTCTGTTTATCACTTTTGCTTTTCGAGGCGTTTCTAGGCCGATTTCTTCATGGAAATACGGAGTGGTGGCTATTATCGCTCTGGCTCACGACGTGATCATTCCGACTGGTATTTTTGCCTACCTTGGGCATCTGGGGGGCTATGAAATCGACGCCCTTTTCGTGACCGCCCTTTTGGTCATTCTTGGTTTCTCGGTGCACGATACTATTGTGGTGTTTGATCGTACTCGTGAAAATCTCAAACACGATCTCGGCCGCAAACCTTTTGATGAAATAGTGGGGGAGAGTATTTCCCAGACTTTCACTCGCTCGATCAACACTTCTTTGACTACCATTATCGCCCTGCTCGCCCTCTTTTTCTTTGGTCCCGAAGCCACTCACAACTTTGCGCTCGCCTTGATCATCGGTATCGCCACAGGTACCTACTCGTCTATCTTTATCGGCTCGCCACTGCTCGTCACATTACAAAAGTTCCAGAAGAAGTAGTTTGTAGCACGACCAGCACAAAACCCTCTCTGGAGCACGGATAAATCCTTGCTAGGATTTTCCTCGTGCTCGCTCCGTCGAGCTCGCAAGTCTCCATCGAGGGTTTTGTGCTGGTCGTGCTACAATTTGCTTATGGAATACTCCTATCCATTACTACGAAAAATATTAGAACACTATAAAAATGATAAAATAGATTTGTCAGAATATTTTTTATATAGCTGTCAACACTTACTTGCTCCACAGTCAGAGATGTATAAGATGTTTATTGAGTTTGGTTTTAGGCCTGAAAATATGGTTGCTTTAGGTAAAGCTTATTCCTCAAATAATGAAGTGGTTGAAGAGTTGAAAGGTTTAGGTATAAAGGCCATCCAACCTCAGTTTACGGGAAGAGCCTTTGATGTTGAACATACAAATAACTGTCAACTTATCTTTGAACAAGTATCTGATAAAAACAAAAATATTGTTTTAGACGATGGAGGGTATTTAATTGAGGCTTTAAAGAAAAAGAGTATTTACTTTGCTGTTGAACAAACCTCTTCTGGTTTCAGAAAACTGGAAGGATTAAAGCTAAATTTTCCAGTTTTTAATGTGGCCCGTTCAAAAACAAAACTAACTCAAGAAAGTCCAATCATTGGACGAATTATTTTTGAAAGAGTTAAAAAGTATATAAACGATAATAAGCTGGTCAAACCTAAAGTTACGATCATCGGTTTAGGTCCGATTGGCAATTCTTTGCTACAAATTTTTAGTGAGGAAAGCTTTAGCATTACCGGATTTGATCTTGAAACAAATAAAGAAGCCCTCTTGGCAAGTCTTAAAAGTGAGAAGCCT
Proteins encoded in this window:
- the secF gene encoding protein translocase subunit SecF, with translation MFVVKYRKIFYTLSAILVAFSFFAVFFWGLNFGIDFKGGSIIEVNYTTARPELSVINQQLSTLNVGEAIVRPTGDTGFIVRTRTLTEPERLQVLDVLSQKGTDGMEVKRSDTVGPILGQELQGKAVTSIILVVIAIILFITFAFRGVSRPISSWKYGVVAIIALAHDVIIPTGIFAYLGHLGGYEIDALFVTALLVILGFSVHDTIVVFDRTRENLKHDLGRKPFDEIVGESISQTFTRSINTSLTTIIALLALFFFGPEATHNFALALIIGIATGTYSSIFIGSPLLVTLQKFQKK